Below is a genomic region from Gammaproteobacteria bacterium.
GATCCACCGAGATGAATTTGGTTGCCATACAAGCCCCTAAATCTTCATTGCATCAACGCCTTATGACGCAATATCCACGCCGAATTCAAAGCCCGGAGCCACAGCGAAAGCCCGACAGGCTGCTAGGGTTGAGTCTTGGAGGGTTGAGTCTTGGGAGTAATCGACCTGATTCTTCCAACGTCGTTCCCGCGAAGGCGGGAATCCGGAGGCTTGAGACTTCGGTGATTTTTCCGGGCACTGGACACCCGCCTACGCGGGGATGACAGCTCAAATATTGATGCAGTATTGATGCGAATTTCCGGGACACAATCCTAGACTCTGTGCGCGATCACCCGGCCGCGTTCCTGAACTCCAGCGCCACCCTCAGACCACCCAACGGTGAATCGCCCAGCGCCAGCGTTGCGCCGTGACGCTGGGCAATCGCCCTGACGATTGCCAGGCCGAGACCGCTGCCGCCTTCGGCGGAACCATTGCGACGATGGAAACGGTCGAACACGCGTTCGCGTTCCTGCGCCGGGATGCCCGGCCCGCTGTCGTCCACGGTCAGACGCACCGCTTTCCCGAAGGATTCCAGTTGCAGCCGCACCGTGCCGCCGGCCGGTGAATAGCGCAGTGCGTTATCGCAGAGGTTGCGAACCAATACCCGCAGCGATTCGGCCTCGCCTTCAATGGTCACGGGTGTATCCGCGGCTTCCAGACTCAGTTCGGAGCCGCGTGACTGCGCATAGGCGGCGGCGTCCGTGACGCCGGCGCGCACCACTTCGTCGAATCGCAACCGCGCAAAGGACGGATTCGCGCCGCCCGGTTCGCTGCGCGCCAGCGTCAGCAACTGCGCGACCAGATGCCCGGCGCGGTCCACTGCCTCGCCGAGCCGCGCGAGTGCCTCCTGCCGCGCCGAATCGTCCGGCGCGCGTGCCAGCAGCTGCAATTGCAGACGCACCGCGGTGAGCGGCGTACGCAGTTCATGCGCGGCATCGGCCACGAAACTGCGTTGTATCTCGATGGCCTGTGACAGACGCGCGAGCAGTCGATTGAGTTCGAGTACCAGCGGTGCGACTTCGGTGGGCATGCCGTGCGTGGTCACGGCTTCAAGCGTGCCTGCGTCGAGTTTCTGCACTTCGTCGGCGGCGCGCCGCAAGGGCGCCAGCGCGCGCGTCACGATCCACCAGATCGCCAGCGCCATCAGCGGTGGGAACAGCAGCAACGGAATCATCGCGCGCAAGGCGGCGCGGCCCGCCAGGTGCTGGCGCACCTGCCAGGGTTGCGCCACCTGAATCACGCGACCCAGGGTCTGCAGGCCGAACACGCGCCAGCGCTCGCCCTGAAGGTTGAGGTCGGAATAGCCGAGGATCGCCTGATTGATCGGCGGCAGACCGGGCCGCGACAGGTAGATGCGCGTGCCGAACAGGTCCCAGATCTGGATCACGAAATCGGAGTTGCTGTCCTCGGCACCGAGTTGCAGGCGCGGCGCCACCGACCCCTGGTCGCGCAGCGACAGGGCCATCTGACGCAGCTGGTAGTCGAACAGCTCCGAGGTTTCCTCGAGGATGCGCTGATAGGTCAGCAGTCCGACCAGCGCCGCCACGGCCACGAACATCAGCAGCAGGCCGGCGAACAGACGGGCGCGGATCGAGCGCATCAGCGCGCGCTCACGCTGGCACGCTGTAGCCGACGCCGCGCAGCGTGCGGATGCTGTCGCTGCCGAGCTTGCGCCGCAGACCGTGGATGTAGACCTCCACGGCATTGCTTTCGACTTCCTCGCCCCAGCCGTACAGATGTTCCTCGAGCTGCGCCCGCGACAGCACCGCGCCAGGGCGCCGCAACAGCGCTTCCAGTACCGCGTACTCGCGTGCCGACAAGCGCACCGGCTGATCCTGAAGGCGTACTTCCCGTGTGACCGGATCCATGCGGATGCCGCGATGTTCGATGACCGGTTCGGCCCGACCGGCACCGCGCCGCAGCAGGGAGCGCAGCCGCGCCGACAGCTCGTCGAGATCGAAGGGTTTGATCAGATAGTCGTCGGCGCCAGCGTCCAACCCGGCGACGCGTTCCGGCACCGCATCCCGTGCCGTCAGGATCAGCACCGGCGTGTCGTCGCCGCGGCCACGCAGTGCACGCAGAACCTGCAGGCCGTCCATGCGTGGCAGGCCGAGGTCCAGCAGAATGCAGTCGAAACGGGTGGCGCGCAGACTGGTGTCCGCGTCCCCGCCGTCGGCCAGCCAGTCCACGGCATAGCCCTCCTGACGCAGCGCGGTGCGCACGCCTTCGGCGATCATGCGGTCGTCTTCGATCAGCAGTACGCGCATCGGCTTGGTCGGCATCGGTCCACGGCGGGGGACGGCATGATCGCCGCGCCTGTGGCTGGCGGCAAACGTCGCAGGCACACATTGATCGGGCGAATCTGCGAAAATCGCGCCCGCTCATGCCCCCCGATTCCACGCCGAACGCCGCGCCGCCGCGCAAGGACGCCTTCGCGGCGCTGCGTTACCCCGAATTCCGCAACCTGATTCTGGCCAATGTGCTGCTGACCTGTGGCCGCCTGATCCAGGAAGTCACGATCGGCTATGAGCTTTACCGCATCACCGGCAATGCCTTGATGCTGGGTTTGGTGGGGTTGGCGCAGGTGATTCCGTTCATGGCCGTGGCGCTGTTCGGCGGGCACGTCGCGGACCGTCGCGACAAGCGCCGGCTGATGGCGATGGCGCAGGGGGTGATGCTGCTGGGCTCGGTGGTGCTGGCCTGGATCATGTGGTCCTCGCGCAGCGACAGCAGCATCGCGGATGCCACCGAACTTACGTTGATCTACGCCACCATGGCAGCGATGGGCTTTGCCCGCGCCTTCTATTCGCCGGCGATGTCCTCGCTGCGCGCGGAATTGGTACCGCGCGAAATCTATTCCAATGCCTCGGCCTGGAGCAGCACCTTCTGGCAAGGTGGCGCGATCACCGGCCCGGCGCTGGCCGGTTTCCTGATCGCCGGCTTCGAGGTCAACGGCACGCTGCTGATCGTGGTGGCGATGATGGTGCTGTCATTGCTGGCG
It encodes:
- a CDS encoding sensor histidine kinase N-terminal domain-containing protein, with protein sequence MRSIRARLFAGLLLMFVAVAALVGLLTYQRILEETSELFDYQLRQMALSLRDQGSVAPRLQLGAEDSNSDFVIQIWDLFGTRIYLSRPGLPPINQAILGYSDLNLQGERWRVFGLQTLGRVIQVAQPWQVRQHLAGRAALRAMIPLLLFPPLMALAIWWIVTRALAPLRRAADEVQKLDAGTLEAVTTHGMPTEVAPLVLELNRLLARLSQAIEIQRSFVADAAHELRTPLTAVRLQLQLLARAPDDSARQEALARLGEAVDRAGHLVAQLLTLARSEPGGANPSFARLRFDEVVRAGVTDAAAYAQSRGSELSLEAADTPVTIEGEAESLRVLVRNLCDNALRYSPAGGTVRLQLESFGKAVRLTVDDSGPGIPAQERERVFDRFHRRNGSAEGGSGLGLAIVRAIAQRHGATLALGDSPLGGLRVALEFRNAAG
- a CDS encoding response regulator transcription factor; the encoded protein is MRVLLIEDDRMIAEGVRTALRQEGYAVDWLADGGDADTSLRATRFDCILLDLGLPRMDGLQVLRALRGRGDDTPVLILTARDAVPERVAGLDAGADDYLIKPFDLDELSARLRSLLRRGAGRAEPVIEHRGIRMDPVTREVRLQDQPVRLSAREYAVLEALLRRPGAVLSRAQLEEHLYGWGEEVESNAVEVYIHGLRRKLGSDSIRTLRGVGYSVPA